Proteins found in one Aquibium microcysteis genomic segment:
- a CDS encoding DUF924 family protein, whose amino-acid sequence MIDKPATEAILAYWFGELGPSDWFSGRPELDRQIADRFGAVCERALAARPEDFLTDPHRALAGIILLDQFPRQVFRGQPRAFSGDPAALLVTHGALRRGWDTALTADERQFLYMPLMHSEVVSDQELCVKLFRDLGNEEALKFAIEHRDIVARFGRFPHRNAALGRESTPEEREFLGTHGGYGQ is encoded by the coding sequence ATGATCGACAAGCCCGCTACCGAAGCCATCCTCGCTTACTGGTTCGGCGAACTCGGCCCTTCGGACTGGTTCAGCGGGAGACCGGAGCTCGACCGGCAGATCGCCGACCGCTTCGGCGCCGTCTGCGAGCGGGCCCTGGCGGCGAGACCGGAGGATTTCCTGACCGATCCGCACCGGGCGCTGGCTGGCATCATCCTGCTCGACCAGTTTCCGCGGCAAGTGTTCCGGGGCCAGCCGCGCGCCTTTTCCGGCGATCCGGCCGCACTGCTCGTGACCCACGGGGCCCTGCGACGCGGCTGGGACACGGCCCTGACGGCTGACGAGCGGCAGTTCCTCTATATGCCCCTGATGCATTCGGAGGTGGTGTCCGACCAGGAGCTCTGCGTGAAGCTGTTCCGCGACCTCGGCAACGAGGAGGCGCTGAAGTTCGCCATCGAACACCGCGACATCGTCGCCCGCTTCGGCCGCTTTCCCCACCGCAACGCAGCGCTCGGCCGGGAGAGCACGCCCGAGGAACGGGAGTTTCTCGGCACGCATGGCGGCTACGGACAATAG
- a CDS encoding long-chain-fatty-acid--CoA ligase — translation MATSGQTAGAERIWLKSYPPGIPAEIAGLPASSIGELLVGACRQFKTRPAFTSMGKSMSFAEVEQASAAFGAWLQGKGLVKGARVAIMMPNVLQYPIAMMGALRAGCTVVNVNPLYTPRELEHQLNDSGAEAIVILENFAATLQAVVARTKVRHVVVASMGEMLGLKGLLVNLVVRRVKKMVPAWSLPGHVSFKDALSSGRGQSLKPVVVGPDDVAFLQYTGGTTGVSKGAVLLHRNILANVAQNALWVEAAYAKKPRPDLPVYLCALPLYHIYALTVNALMGMQQGAQNVLVANPRDIPALVKEFAAHKVNVFPGLNTLFNALLNNEDFRKLDFTHLLVTFGGGMAVQRPVADRWKQVTGLVIAEGYGLSETSPVATGNRFDADEFTGTIGLPIPSTEIVIRDDDGNDLPLGEVGEICIRGPQVMAGYWNRPDETAKVMTADGFFKSGDMGFMNEAGFIKIVDRKKDMILVSGFNVYPNEIEDVIAGHPGVLEVAAVGVPDEKSGEAPKVFIVKKDPNLTADDVRDWYKDKLTAYKRPKQIEFRTELPKTNVGKILRRELRN, via the coding sequence ATGGCCACTTCCGGGCAGACGGCAGGCGCGGAGCGCATCTGGCTGAAGAGCTATCCCCCGGGTATCCCGGCAGAGATCGCCGGTCTGCCGGCCAGTTCCATCGGCGAGCTCCTCGTCGGTGCGTGCCGTCAGTTCAAGACGCGCCCCGCCTTCACCAGCATGGGCAAGTCGATGAGCTTCGCGGAGGTCGAGCAGGCTTCGGCGGCCTTCGGCGCATGGCTGCAGGGCAAGGGGCTCGTCAAGGGCGCACGCGTGGCGATCATGATGCCGAACGTGCTGCAGTACCCGATCGCCATGATGGGCGCTCTGCGCGCCGGCTGCACCGTGGTCAACGTCAACCCGCTCTACACCCCGCGCGAGCTCGAGCACCAGCTGAACGATTCGGGCGCGGAGGCGATCGTCATTCTCGAAAATTTCGCAGCGACGCTGCAGGCGGTCGTGGCGCGTACCAAAGTCCGGCACGTCGTCGTCGCCTCGATGGGCGAGATGCTCGGCTTGAAGGGACTGCTCGTCAATCTCGTCGTTCGCCGCGTGAAGAAGATGGTTCCCGCGTGGTCGCTGCCGGGCCACGTCTCGTTCAAGGACGCCCTCTCCTCCGGTCGCGGCCAGAGCCTGAAGCCGGTGGTCGTCGGTCCGGACGACGTGGCCTTCCTGCAGTACACCGGCGGCACCACCGGCGTTTCGAAGGGCGCCGTGCTGCTTCATCGCAACATCCTGGCCAACGTCGCGCAGAATGCCCTCTGGGTTGAGGCAGCCTATGCGAAGAAGCCTCGGCCGGACCTGCCGGTCTATCTCTGCGCGCTGCCGCTCTACCACATCTACGCGCTCACGGTGAACGCGCTGATGGGCATGCAGCAGGGCGCCCAGAACGTCCTCGTCGCAAACCCGCGCGATATCCCGGCCCTGGTCAAGGAGTTCGCCGCCCACAAGGTCAACGTCTTCCCGGGTCTCAACACGCTGTTCAACGCGCTGCTGAACAACGAGGACTTCCGCAAGCTCGACTTCACCCACCTCCTCGTCACCTTCGGCGGTGGAATGGCGGTCCAGCGTCCCGTTGCGGATCGCTGGAAGCAGGTGACGGGCCTCGTCATCGCGGAAGGGTACGGCCTGTCCGAAACCTCGCCCGTGGCCACCGGCAACCGCTTCGATGCGGACGAGTTCACGGGCACCATCGGTCTTCCGATCCCGTCGACGGAGATCGTGATCCGTGATGACGACGGCAACGATCTGCCGCTCGGCGAAGTGGGCGAGATCTGCATCCGGGGACCGCAGGTCATGGCCGGCTACTGGAACCGGCCCGACGAGACCGCCAAGGTGATGACTGCCGATGGCTTCTTCAAGTCCGGCGACATGGGCTTCATGAACGAGGCCGGCTTCATCAAGATCGTCGACCGCAAGAAGGACATGATCCTGGTCTCGGGCTTCAACGTCTATCCCAACGAGATCGAGGACGTCATCGCCGGACATCCCGGCGTCCTGGAAGTCGCCGCCGTGGGCGTCCCGGATGAGAAGTCGGGGGAAGCGCCGAAGGTCTTCATCGTCAAGAAGGACCCGAACCTCACCGCCGACGACGTTCGCGACTGGTACAAGGACAAGCTCACCGCCTACAAGCGGCCGAAGCAGATCGAGTTCCGGACCGAGCTGCCGAAGACCAATGTCGGCAAGATCCTCCGGCGAGAACTGAGGAACTGA
- a CDS encoding GNAT family N-acetyltransferase encodes MYRHLYPRYQIFAAALARDAFHQALEEPGITILAGFQGKQLVSACTLIVIPNATWAGKPAALIENVVTHSDHRQKGHAGKVVNCAVRLAWRVDCIKVLVLGGFNDPAVLGLCAAAGFDQTRYGFELRRDTQPAPARRREALRA; translated from the coding sequence TTGTACAGGCATCTCTATCCGCGTTACCAGATTTTCGCAGCCGCGCTTGCCCGCGATGCCTTTCATCAGGCGCTGGAAGAACCGGGGATCACCATTCTGGCGGGGTTTCAGGGGAAGCAACTCGTCTCGGCCTGCACCCTCATCGTGATCCCGAACGCCACCTGGGCTGGCAAGCCGGCGGCCCTGATCGAGAACGTCGTCACCCATTCCGACCACCGCCAGAAGGGGCACGCCGGCAAGGTGGTCAACTGCGCGGTCAGGCTCGCCTGGCGGGTCGACTGCATCAAGGTCCTTGTTCTCGGAGGCTTCAACGACCCCGCCGTGCTCGGTCTCTGCGCCGCTGCCGGCTTCGACCAGACCCGCTACGGTTTCGAGCTTCGCCGTGACACGCAGCCGGCGCCCGCGAGGAGACGAGAGGCGTTGCGCGCCTGA
- a CDS encoding GNAT family N-acetyltransferase produces MQQELDIRQVGEAKMPGLASLYRFLHPQDPAMAVVTARMTLRQTAADPGSAVLVGYLGDDPVASCAVVVVPSGTRSGKPSALIENLVTHPERRRRGYGRVVLQAGLALARDAGCFRATVLTTTLDDVPAAFLLACGFERSANGFRQKLD; encoded by the coding sequence ATGCAGCAGGAACTCGACATCCGGCAGGTCGGCGAGGCGAAAATGCCCGGCCTCGCTTCACTCTATCGCTTCCTGCATCCGCAGGATCCCGCTATGGCTGTGGTCACCGCGCGGATGACCCTGCGCCAGACCGCAGCCGATCCGGGCAGTGCGGTGCTGGTCGGTTATCTCGGCGACGATCCGGTGGCCAGTTGCGCAGTGGTGGTGGTGCCGAGCGGGACGAGGTCCGGCAAGCCGTCCGCGCTGATCGAGAACCTCGTGACGCATCCCGAACGGCGCCGCCGAGGCTACGGCCGCGTCGTGCTGCAGGCTGGGCTGGCACTGGCGCGCGATGCGGGCTGCTTCCGGGCAACCGTACTCACGACGACGCTCGACGACGTCCCCGCCGCTTTCCTCCTGGCCTGCGGATTCGAGCGGTCGGCGAACGGATTTCGGCAGAAACTTGACTGA
- a CDS encoding HAD family hydrolase — translation MAIRGILFDKDGTLVDFHKTWHAIGDRLALEAAGGDRGKADDLMEIAGYDFALGRFRGDSVFAAGTNADIVALWYAGAPREEHEARVRHFDRVTAAEGARSAVPLDGVLDALRDLHGGGYKLGIATNDSEGGARQTIEAIGVAQLFVAAYGYDSVARPKPAPDAIEAFCTLTGLLPEEIAMVGDNRHDLEMARAGRAGLAVGVLSGTGTQERLAPLADVVLSSVRDLPAYLAG, via the coding sequence ATGGCCATCAGGGGCATCCTTTTCGACAAGGACGGTACACTGGTCGATTTCCACAAGACCTGGCACGCCATCGGCGACCGCCTGGCCCTGGAGGCGGCCGGAGGCGACCGCGGCAAGGCCGACGATCTGATGGAAATCGCCGGCTATGATTTTGCGCTCGGTCGCTTTCGCGGCGATTCCGTCTTCGCGGCAGGTACCAATGCCGACATCGTGGCGCTCTGGTATGCCGGCGCGCCGCGTGAGGAGCACGAGGCGCGGGTCAGGCATTTCGACAGGGTGACGGCAGCGGAAGGCGCTCGGTCGGCCGTGCCGCTCGATGGCGTGCTCGACGCGCTGCGCGATCTGCATGGGGGCGGCTACAAGCTCGGTATCGCCACGAACGACAGCGAAGGCGGAGCGAGGCAGACCATCGAGGCGATCGGCGTCGCTCAGCTCTTCGTGGCCGCCTATGGCTATGATTCGGTCGCGCGGCCGAAACCGGCTCCCGACGCCATCGAAGCCTTCTGCACGCTGACCGGCCTTCTGCCCGAGGAGATCGCGATGGTCGGCGACAACCGGCACGACCTCGAAATGGCGCGCGCCGGACGCGCCGGGCTCGCTGTCGGCGTCCTTTCGGGCACCGGAACGCAGGAACGGCTCGCGCCGCTGGCCGACGTGGTGCTATCGTCTGTGCGCGACCTGCCGGCATATCTCGCGGGCTAG
- the pgi gene encoding glucose-6-phosphate isomerase, which produces MDRHAFSDTLAALKQHAETDAPQDLRRAFAVDPDRFGRFSLRLDDLLLDWSKTAVDARAMDLLARLARSAGLEARRDAMFAGEPINSTEGRAVLHVALRAPERAGFAVGGQEVMSEVHAVLGRMGRFAEAIRSGASAGAAGRPITDVVNIGIGGSDLGPAMATAALAPYHDGPRVHFVSNVDGAHVADVLKPLDPGTTLVIVASKTFTTVETMTNAQTARRWISSALGADAVAGHFAAVSTALDKVADFGIAEDRVFGFWDWVGGRYSLWSAIGLPLMLAIGPARFRAFLDGAHAMDEHFRSASLLDNLPVVLGLVGFWHRVVRGYPARAVIPYDQRLARLPAYLQQLDMESNGKSVALDGQPARMPTGPLVWGEPGTNGQHAFFQLLHQGTDVVPVEFIAAAVGHEPELRHQHALLLANCLAQSQALMMGRILEEAKAQMSARGMASDTVDAIAPHRVFPGNRPSITILHRQLDPFTLGRLIALYEHRVFVEAQLFGINAFDQWGVELGKELATALLPVVEGKRDAADGDASTAGLVDYLRGFA; this is translated from the coding sequence TTGGATCGACACGCCTTCTCCGACACGCTCGCCGCGCTGAAACAGCACGCGGAAACGGATGCACCGCAGGATCTGCGCAGGGCGTTCGCGGTCGATCCGGACCGCTTCGGTCGATTCTCGCTGCGGCTCGACGATCTGCTGCTCGACTGGTCGAAGACTGCCGTCGACGCCCGCGCCATGGACCTGCTCGCCCGTCTCGCCAGGTCGGCGGGACTGGAGGCGCGGCGCGACGCGATGTTCGCGGGCGAGCCGATCAACTCGACGGAAGGCCGTGCGGTGCTTCACGTGGCGTTGCGGGCACCGGAGCGCGCGGGCTTCGCCGTGGGTGGGCAGGAGGTCATGAGCGAGGTGCATGCGGTGCTGGGCCGCATGGGACGCTTTGCGGAAGCGATCCGCTCCGGTGCCTCGGCGGGCGCGGCGGGACGGCCGATCACCGACGTCGTCAACATCGGCATCGGCGGTTCCGATCTCGGACCGGCGATGGCGACGGCGGCGCTTGCGCCATACCATGACGGGCCGCGCGTGCATTTCGTATCCAACGTCGACGGTGCCCATGTCGCAGACGTGCTGAAGCCGCTCGATCCGGGGACGACGCTGGTGATCGTCGCCTCGAAGACCTTCACCACCGTCGAGACCATGACGAATGCGCAGACGGCGCGGCGCTGGATCTCGTCCGCGCTGGGAGCCGATGCGGTTGCGGGGCATTTCGCAGCCGTTTCCACCGCGCTCGACAAGGTGGCCGACTTCGGCATCGCCGAGGACCGGGTGTTCGGCTTCTGGGACTGGGTGGGAGGGCGTTACTCGCTGTGGTCGGCAATCGGCCTGCCGCTCATGCTGGCCATCGGGCCGGCGCGCTTCCGCGCCTTCCTCGATGGCGCCCATGCGATGGACGAGCATTTCCGCTCGGCATCCCTGCTCGACAATCTGCCGGTGGTGCTCGGTCTCGTCGGCTTCTGGCATCGGGTCGTCAGGGGTTATCCGGCCCGGGCCGTGATACCTTATGACCAGCGGCTTGCGCGACTGCCGGCCTATCTGCAGCAGCTCGACATGGAATCGAACGGTAAATCGGTGGCGCTCGACGGCCAACCGGCGCGGATGCCGACGGGTCCGCTCGTCTGGGGCGAGCCGGGAACCAACGGTCAGCATGCCTTCTTCCAGCTGCTCCACCAGGGAACCGACGTGGTGCCGGTCGAGTTCATCGCGGCTGCCGTCGGACATGAGCCGGAGCTGCGCCACCAGCACGCGCTGCTGCTCGCCAACTGCCTCGCCCAGTCGCAGGCGCTGATGATGGGACGCATCCTCGAAGAGGCGAAGGCGCAGATGTCGGCGAGAGGCATGGCGTCCGACACGGTGGACGCGATCGCGCCGCACCGCGTCTTCCCCGGCAACCGGCCCTCGATCACCATCCTGCACCGCCAGCTCGATCCGTTCACGCTCGGCCGCCTGATCGCGCTCTACGAGCATCGGGTGTTCGTCGAGGCGCAGCTCTTCGGCATCAACGCCTTCGATCAGTGGGGCGTGGAACTCGGCAAGGAACTCGCCACGGCGCTGCTTCCCGTCGTGGAGGGCAAACGGGACGCCGCTGACGGCGACGCCTCCACGGCAGGACTGGTCGATTATCTGCGCGGCTTCGCCTGA
- a CDS encoding PLP-dependent aminotransferase family protein, with translation MSTRNDSAIWSGLFTISPDSGQTLQAQIRQAIVAAILDRQIAASMPLPSCRILAEKLGVARGTVVLAFQQLVDQGFLVARERRGHFVNPDVLTTPTKPLARQDNNVPGGLDWKARRRIAASDMPPPMKMENWIKSSYPFIYGQFDPGLFPTAEWRECNRMALAVLEIRNWAADMVDRDDPLLIEQIQARLLPRRGIFANPDEIIVTLGAQHAIYMLATLLMSRGSRVAMEDPGYPDARSIFRLAGASIDAVRVDAEGIVTREIPSESSFVFVTPSHHCPTMVPLSETRRRELLAIAARNDQIIIEDGYDSQLIDDAPQQALKSLDRTGRVIHVGSMSKTLAPGLRLGYIVASSDLIAELRALRRFMLRHPPANNQRAVALFLSLGHHDALVRKLSTAFAERRKRLVSAISAFLPDWNATDSAGGTSVWLEGPQGTDSEKLSQAAATRSVLIEPGARFFDGQSPPRRFVRLGISSIAVQHIEPGIRELATAIGRRPAAA, from the coding sequence ATGTCCACGAGAAACGATTCCGCCATCTGGTCCGGCCTCTTCACCATCTCGCCGGATTCCGGCCAGACGCTGCAGGCGCAGATCCGCCAGGCGATCGTGGCGGCCATCCTCGATCGCCAGATCGCGGCATCGATGCCCCTGCCCTCCTGCCGCATCCTCGCCGAGAAGCTCGGCGTGGCGCGCGGCACCGTCGTGCTCGCCTTCCAGCAACTCGTCGACCAGGGCTTCCTCGTGGCGCGGGAGCGCCGCGGCCATTTCGTCAATCCGGACGTGCTGACGACGCCGACCAAGCCTCTGGCGCGACAGGACAACAATGTTCCCGGCGGCCTCGACTGGAAGGCGCGCCGACGGATCGCCGCCAGCGACATGCCGCCGCCGATGAAGATGGAGAACTGGATCAAGTCCTCGTATCCCTTCATCTATGGCCAGTTCGATCCGGGCCTCTTCCCGACTGCGGAGTGGCGTGAATGCAATCGTATGGCGCTGGCCGTGCTCGAGATCCGCAACTGGGCCGCAGACATGGTCGACCGCGACGACCCTCTGCTGATCGAGCAGATCCAGGCCCGCCTCCTCCCGCGTCGCGGCATCTTCGCCAATCCCGACGAGATCATCGTCACCCTGGGTGCCCAGCACGCCATCTACATGCTGGCCACGCTCCTGATGAGCCGCGGCTCGCGGGTCGCGATGGAAGATCCGGGCTACCCCGATGCCCGCTCGATCTTCCGCCTCGCCGGGGCTTCGATCGATGCTGTCCGCGTGGATGCTGAGGGCATCGTGACACGCGAGATTCCGAGCGAATCCAGCTTCGTCTTCGTGACGCCCAGCCATCACTGCCCGACCATGGTGCCGCTGTCGGAGACGCGCCGCCGCGAACTGCTCGCCATCGCCGCGCGCAACGACCAGATCATCATCGAGGATGGCTACGACAGCCAGTTGATCGACGATGCGCCGCAGCAGGCCCTGAAGAGCCTCGACCGGACGGGCCGGGTCATCCATGTCGGTTCGATGTCCAAGACGCTCGCGCCGGGGCTGCGGCTCGGCTACATCGTCGCCTCTTCCGACCTCATTGCGGAACTGCGCGCGCTGCGCCGCTTCATGCTGCGCCACCCGCCGGCCAACAACCAGCGCGCCGTCGCCCTGTTCCTGTCGCTCGGCCATCATGACGCACTCGTGCGCAAGCTCTCGACCGCCTTCGCCGAGCGCCGCAAGCGGCTGGTCTCGGCGATCTCGGCCTTCCTTCCGGACTGGAACGCCACCGACAGCGCGGGCGGCACCTCGGTCTGGCTGGAGGGTCCGCAAGGGACGGATTCGGAGAAGCTGTCCCAGGCCGCGGCGACCCGCAGCGTCCTGATCGAGCCCGGCGCCCGCTTCTTCGACGGACAGTCCCCGCCCCGCCGCTTCGTTCGCCTCGGCATTTCCTCGATCGCGGTCCAGCACATCGAGCCCGGCATCCGCGAACTGGCCACCGCGATCGGCCGGCGTCCTGCGGCGGCCTGA
- a CDS encoding trimethylamine methyltransferase family protein, producing MSLTAEQRESADSQRNRRSGGREARRAMRAAPLAEDVRPIRPGMAGGRYGVLSASDVESIHEAVLTVLETVGFANAIPSCIEALTRVGADYGADGRIRFPRNLVLDTIRSAARNFTLYGQDPKHDMVVQGTRVHYGTAGAAVHVVDVEKREYRESLLQDIYDAARIVDLMDNVHFFQRPMVPRDMIDPLDMDFNTLYACVTGTTKHVGTSFTVRENVAPALEMLYAIAGGEENFRARPFVSNSNCFVVPPMKFAEDACGVLEACVEGGIPILLLSAGQAGATAPAAIAGAVVQAVAEVLAGLVYVNALKPGHPAIFGTWPFVSDLRTGAMSGGSGEQALLTAACAQMAQFYDLPGGSAAGMADSKLPDIQAGYEKGITNVMAGLSGLNLIYESAGMHASLLGFCLESLIIDNDMLGQCLRCVRGVEVTEASLSIDAISDVCLNGPGHYLGHGQTLQLMQTEYVYPAIADRFSPKEWAEKGRPDILQRAIAEKRRILSSHFPRHVGKALDDRLRLRFQNIYLPRGSMGL from the coding sequence ATGAGCTTGACGGCCGAACAGCGCGAGAGCGCCGATTCACAGCGCAACCGCAGATCGGGAGGGCGGGAAGCGCGGCGCGCGATGCGAGCAGCGCCTCTGGCAGAGGATGTTCGGCCGATCCGGCCGGGCATGGCTGGTGGCCGGTACGGCGTCCTGTCGGCGAGCGACGTCGAGAGCATCCACGAAGCGGTGCTGACGGTTCTGGAAACCGTCGGATTTGCCAACGCCATTCCATCCTGCATCGAGGCCCTGACGCGGGTGGGAGCCGACTACGGCGCCGATGGACGCATCCGCTTTCCGCGAAACCTCGTGCTCGACACCATCCGCAGCGCCGCGCGCAACTTCACCCTGTACGGCCAGGATCCGAAGCACGACATGGTCGTCCAGGGCACGCGGGTCCACTACGGGACGGCGGGTGCGGCGGTGCACGTCGTCGACGTCGAGAAGCGCGAGTACCGCGAATCGCTGCTCCAGGACATCTACGACGCCGCGCGCATCGTCGACCTGATGGACAACGTCCATTTCTTCCAGCGGCCGATGGTGCCGCGCGACATGATCGATCCGCTCGACATGGATTTCAACACGCTCTACGCCTGCGTCACGGGTACGACGAAGCATGTCGGGACGTCTTTCACCGTGCGGGAGAACGTCGCGCCGGCGCTGGAGATGCTCTACGCCATCGCCGGCGGCGAGGAGAACTTCCGCGCCCGGCCCTTCGTGTCCAATTCCAACTGCTTCGTCGTCCCGCCGATGAAGTTCGCCGAGGACGCCTGCGGCGTGCTCGAGGCCTGCGTCGAGGGCGGCATTCCGATCCTGCTGCTCTCGGCGGGCCAGGCGGGGGCGACCGCGCCGGCCGCCATCGCCGGTGCCGTCGTGCAGGCCGTCGCGGAGGTGCTGGCCGGACTGGTCTACGTCAATGCCCTCAAGCCCGGTCACCCCGCGATCTTCGGCACCTGGCCCTTCGTGTCCGATCTTCGCACCGGCGCCATGTCCGGCGGTTCCGGCGAGCAGGCGCTGCTGACGGCCGCCTGCGCGCAGATGGCGCAGTTCTACGACCTTCCGGGCGGTTCGGCGGCCGGCATGGCCGACTCGAAGCTGCCGGACATTCAGGCCGGCTACGAAAAGGGCATCACCAACGTCATGGCCGGTCTTTCGGGCCTCAATCTGATCTATGAATCGGCCGGCATGCATGCCTCGCTGCTCGGCTTCTGCCTCGAGAGCCTGATCATCGACAACGACATGCTGGGCCAGTGCCTGCGCTGCGTGCGCGGCGTAGAGGTCACCGAGGCGTCGCTCTCCATCGACGCGATCTCCGACGTCTGCCTCAACGGTCCCGGCCATTATCTCGGCCATGGCCAGACGCTGCAGCTCATGCAGACGGAGTATGTCTACCCCGCCATCGCCGACCGCTTCTCGCCCAAGGAATGGGCCGAAAAGGGCCGGCCGGACATTCTCCAGCGCGCCATCGCCGAGAAGCGGCGCATCCTGTCGTCGCACTTCCCGCGCCACGTCGGCAAGGCGCTGGACGACCGTCTGCGCCTCCGCTTCCAGAACATCTATCTGCCGCGGGGCTCGATGGGCCTCTGA
- a CDS encoding Crp/Fnr family transcriptional regulator, whose translation MSHLAGHVQRRDMKAGEVIYENDAEVTHAVFPETGVVAIMAEMGDGRSVQQGSVGYEGFVGYAIVLGGGRALGRSVVLVAGEATWVPIAAFDQALLRFMSVREAMLRYGQAHTIELMQLVACNSLHPADQRLSQWLLQTSDRMQGEGFYLTQDVMAKTLGLRRATVNMICGELMDAGAIDYSRGNLTVTDRGKLEARACECYGRIRLAYSSRQAPRETC comes from the coding sequence TTGTCCCATCTCGCGGGGCACGTGCAGCGCCGGGACATGAAGGCGGGCGAGGTGATCTACGAGAACGATGCCGAAGTGACGCATGCCGTGTTTCCCGAAACGGGGGTCGTGGCGATCATGGCCGAAATGGGGGACGGCCGGTCGGTCCAGCAGGGGTCGGTGGGATACGAGGGCTTCGTCGGCTACGCCATCGTGCTCGGCGGAGGCAGGGCGCTCGGCCGGTCGGTGGTTCTGGTCGCCGGCGAGGCGACGTGGGTCCCGATCGCGGCATTCGACCAGGCTCTGCTCCGGTTCATGTCCGTTCGCGAAGCGATGCTGCGCTATGGGCAGGCGCACACGATCGAGCTGATGCAGCTCGTCGCCTGCAACAGCCTCCATCCGGCAGACCAGCGGCTGTCGCAATGGCTGCTGCAGACCAGCGATCGCATGCAGGGCGAAGGATTCTACCTGACGCAGGACGTCATGGCCAAGACGCTCGGCTTGCGCCGGGCTACGGTCAACATGATCTGCGGAGAGCTGATGGACGCCGGCGCGATCGACTACAGTCGCGGCAATCTCACCGTCACCGACCGCGGCAAGCTCGAAGCCAGAGCCTGCGAATGCTACGGCCGGATCCGTCTGGCCTATTCCTCCCGCCAGGCCCCGCGAGAGACGTGCTGA